A window from marine bacterium B5-7 encodes these proteins:
- a CDS encoding 3-hydroxy-3-methylglutaryl coenzyme A reductase, translated as MGLLKDAVRLFTGFSKLNYQDRLKRLVKMGALSAEDIRHLMANQNPSPSLAEHLIENVVGYFHMPLGVAANFNIDGQDYAIPMAVEETSIVAAASKTAKWIRQHGYIETKVTGGDLIGQIQLAHINDINQFQSTILTNKAFLIERANQDVAASMVKRGGGIHDIRVRTLAREDGGHMAVIHVHVNTCDAMGANIINQICEFLKDPIEELTNETVTMCILSNLNDQKITHAKVVMRNIDPIVGYRIQEASLFAENDPYRAATHNKGVLNGMDAMLIATGNDWRAVEAGVHAYAARDGQYRAISTWRMQGDDLVGELSAPIIVGTVGGVTKLHPTAQMCLRMLGAQDANQLARIVAAVGLVQNLGAIRALTTVGIIQGHMKLHIANLMLSAGATEKESPIVQKKLEEILALRKRISLSNAREILREVRAKTKALKDAALNHTETL; from the coding sequence ATGGGCTTACTAAAAGATGCTGTGCGTTTGTTCACAGGTTTCTCTAAATTAAATTATCAAGATCGTTTAAAACGTCTCGTGAAAATGGGCGCATTGTCCGCTGAAGATATTCGTCATTTAATGGCAAACCAAAACCCAAGTCCAAGCTTGGCAGAACACTTAATCGAGAATGTCGTTGGTTATTTTCATATGCCACTGGGCGTTGCGGCTAACTTTAACATTGACGGCCAGGATTATGCGATCCCAATGGCTGTAGAAGAAACGTCGATTGTTGCTGCAGCCAGCAAAACAGCCAAATGGATCAGGCAGCATGGTTACATTGAAACAAAAGTAACAGGCGGTGATTTGATCGGACAAATCCAATTAGCCCACATCAATGATATCAATCAATTTCAATCAACTATTCTCACAAACAAAGCTTTCTTAATAGAGCGCGCAAACCAAGATGTCGCTGCTAGCATGGTCAAACGCGGTGGCGGCATACATGATATACGGGTACGTACATTAGCACGCGAGGATGGTGGACACATGGCGGTTATTCACGTGCATGTAAATACCTGTGATGCCATGGGTGCGAATATCATCAACCAAATTTGTGAGTTTTTAAAAGATCCGATTGAAGAGCTCACCAACGAAACAGTCACCATGTGCATCCTATCTAATTTAAACGATCAAAAAATCACACATGCAAAAGTCGTCATGCGTAACATCGATCCGATTGTCGGTTACCGTATTCAAGAGGCGTCCCTATTTGCAGAAAATGATCCTTATCGCGCTGCGACACACAACAAAGGCGTATTGAATGGCATGGATGCAATGTTGATTGCGACAGGCAACGACTGGCGTGCTGTCGAAGCTGGCGTGCATGCTTATGCTGCCCGTGATGGTCAATACCGTGCAATTTCAACATGGCGTATGCAAGGCGATGACTTGGTTGGAGAGTTATCCGCACCCATTATTGTCGGCACGGTTGGTGGTGTCACAAAACTACACCCTACCGCACAAATGTGTTTACGCATGCTTGGCGCTCAGGATGCCAATCAATTAGCACGAATCGTTGCCGCTGTCGGTCTTGTACAGAATCTCGGTGCCATCCGTGCCCTAACCACCGTGGGCATTATCCAAGGACATATGAAACTACACATTGCCAATTTAATGCTAAGTGCTGGTGCCACAGAAAAAGAAAGCCCCATCGTACAGAAAAAACTAGAAGAAATTTTAGCCCTGCGTAAGCGCATCTCCTTAAGCAACGCCAGAGAGATTTTGCGTGAAGTCCGCGCCAAAACAAAAGCACTCAAAGATGCGGCCTTAAATCACACTGAAACCTTATAA
- a CDS encoding peptidase, with amino-acid sequence MTNSTDAWAQDALKTLLHDGVIEQRRRRRWGIFFKTLFLFLFVWLITALNTEEKHLPKHIGESHVALINVSGPILAGAPAGASRVVHGLEKAFKDPYTKGVILRINSPGGSPVESDIVYQHIKQLRHEHPKVKLMAVCDDICASGAYYIASAADDIYANPASLVGSIGVIMNGFGFVDAIQKLGISRRAFIAGQNKDFLDPFKPLNAAQVNNVKQMLDEVHQIFIARVKAGRGKRLKVKPDTFTGLVWTGKTAKTMGLIDGFGDTDFVTKKVFKQKYIVDYTAQRPLFERLARRFGASFGAALSESAFQTLMSTSAMRESV; translated from the coding sequence ATGACAAATAGTACGGATGCTTGGGCACAAGACGCGTTGAAAACTTTATTGCATGATGGGGTCATTGAGCAGCGTCGTCGTCGTCGCTGGGGGATTTTCTTTAAGACCTTATTTTTATTTTTGTTTGTTTGGTTGATCACGGCATTAAATACCGAAGAGAAACATCTTCCCAAGCATATTGGCGAGTCGCATGTCGCATTAATTAATGTGTCTGGTCCTATTTTAGCGGGCGCACCAGCTGGTGCATCACGTGTCGTGCATGGTTTAGAAAAAGCCTTTAAAGACCCTTATACCAAAGGGGTGATTCTTCGCATCAATAGTCCGGGTGGCAGCCCCGTTGAATCTGACATCGTATATCAACACATTAAGCAGTTGCGTCATGAGCACCCCAAAGTAAAATTGATGGCTGTTTGCGATGATATATGCGCATCAGGCGCGTATTATATCGCATCAGCTGCAGATGACATTTATGCGAATCCTGCAAGCCTCGTTGGCTCCATTGGCGTTATCATGAATGGCTTTGGTTTTGTGGATGCGATTCAAAAGCTAGGTATTTCGCGTCGTGCCTTTATTGCGGGGCAGAATAAAGATTTTCTTGATCCGTTTAAACCCTTAAACGCAGCCCAAGTGAATAACGTAAAGCAAATGTTAGATGAAGTGCATCAAATATTTATTGCGCGTGTGAAAGCTGGTCGTGGAAAACGCCTGAAAGTGAAGCCAGATACATTTACAGGCTTAGTGTGGACAGGAAAAACAGCAAAAACCATGGGTCTGATCGATGGCTTTGGCGACACCGACTTTGTAACAAAAAAAGTGTTCAAACAAAAATACATTGTTGATTACACGGCACAACGTCCTTTGTTCGAACGTTTAGCGCGGCGCTTTGGTGCTAGCTTTGGGGCGGCATTGTCGGAAAGTGCATTTCAAACCTTAATGTCGACATCTGCAATGAGGGAATCTGTTTGA
- the fni gene encoding isopentenyl-diphosphate delta-isomerase, which produces MANAESYAPFEQRKRDHIHLALDESNQANGLTGLDQIHLQHCALPECDFEEISLANTRFGQVVSTPFLLSSMTAGHADASALNTQLARACVEHGWIMGVGSQRRELSDQDAAKEWYNLRQAVPKARLLGNIGLSQLIRTPIADIQRLVDNLDAQAMIIHTNPLQECLQPEGTPQFKGGLKALAECCKALHVPVVLKETGCGFSINTLSQLNGIGLAAVDISGLGGTHWGRIEGQRAKQQSIQQTAAVTFKNWGIGTVNTLLAAKNIQPDYELWGSGGCRTGLDAAKLLAMGVSTVGYAKPILAAALDSEERLHQTMQQFAYELKMALFLTGSPTIPLLQERQVWAY; this is translated from the coding sequence ATGGCTAACGCCGAGTCCTACGCCCCCTTTGAGCAACGTAAACGTGACCATATTCATTTAGCCCTGGATGAAAGTAACCAGGCCAACGGCTTGACAGGATTAGATCAAATTCATCTGCAACATTGCGCGCTGCCTGAGTGTGATTTTGAAGAGATATCTCTTGCAAACACACGTTTCGGCCAAGTGGTCTCCACCCCGTTCCTTTTAAGCTCCATGACCGCCGGCCATGCCGATGCGTCAGCCCTCAATACACAACTAGCTCGCGCATGTGTCGAACACGGATGGATCATGGGTGTTGGCTCTCAACGTCGTGAACTGTCTGATCAAGATGCCGCAAAAGAATGGTACAACTTACGACAAGCCGTTCCAAAAGCAAGATTACTTGGCAACATCGGTTTGTCACAACTCATTCGCACCCCCATCGCAGACATTCAACGTTTAGTTGATAACCTTGATGCACAAGCCATGATCATACACACCAATCCCTTGCAAGAATGCTTGCAGCCCGAGGGCACACCACAATTTAAAGGCGGCTTAAAGGCGCTTGCTGAATGTTGCAAAGCATTACATGTACCCGTTGTCCTGAAAGAAACAGGATGTGGCTTTAGCATAAATACCTTGAGCCAATTAAATGGCATAGGTCTTGCTGCAGTGGATATCAGTGGTTTAGGCGGCACACATTGGGGCCGTATTGAAGGCCAGCGCGCCAAGCAACAATCAATTCAGCAAACTGCTGCCGTCACCTTCAAAAACTGGGGGATCGGTACCGTTAATACCTTACTCGCAGCAAAGAATATTCAACCCGACTATGAACTGTGGGGCTCTGGTGGTTGTCGAACAGGATTAGATGCGGCAAAATTGCTGGCAATGGGCGTCTCAACGGTTGGTTATGCTAAACCAATACTGGCTGCAGCACTTGATAGCGAAGAAAGACTGCACCAAACAATGCAACAATTCGCTTACGAATTAAAAATGGCCTTATTTTTAACGGGTTCTCCCACTATACCCTTACTACAGGAGCGCCAAGTATGGGCTTACTAA